A genomic stretch from Zeimonas sediminis includes:
- a CDS encoding pyridoxal phosphate-dependent aminotransferase yields the protein MSTASFPHRSLAPAATHGEPPRPRPAIESLEGSRIREVANAGLGLPDVIPFWFGEPDAVTPAFIREAAKAALDAGDTFYHHNLGIGPLRDALSHYLGRAHLPVDRERVVVTSSGVNALMLAAQTILSPGDRVVAVVPLWPNVTEIPRILGAEVTRVPLALTADHRWVLDLDRLIDAIGTDARAVIVNSPNNPTGWTMPRDAMRALLEHCRRHGIWIVSDEAYERLVFDGSFQAPSMLDLAAPDDRLIVANTFSKAWQMTGWRLGWLVVPPSLTGDLAKLIEFNTSCAPGFVQQAAVAALRDGEPFVREFVSELGRRRDALLSGLARIDRVTAGIPDGAMYAFLRVDGELDSLTLAKALVREARIGLAPGAAFGPEGEGFLRWCFARPIPALEEAVGRLDAYLRRS from the coding sequence ATGTCGACCGCTTCGTTCCCGCATCGCTCCCTCGCGCCCGCCGCGACCCACGGCGAGCCGCCCCGACCCCGCCCCGCGATCGAATCGCTCGAGGGCTCGCGGATCCGCGAGGTCGCCAACGCCGGGCTGGGACTGCCGGACGTGATTCCCTTCTGGTTCGGGGAGCCCGACGCGGTAACGCCGGCCTTCATCCGCGAGGCCGCCAAGGCGGCGCTGGACGCCGGCGACACCTTCTATCACCACAATCTCGGCATCGGGCCGCTGCGCGACGCGCTGTCGCACTACCTGGGGCGCGCCCACCTGCCGGTCGATCGCGAACGGGTCGTCGTCACCAGCAGCGGCGTGAACGCGCTGATGCTTGCCGCGCAGACGATCCTTTCGCCGGGCGACCGGGTCGTGGCCGTCGTGCCGCTGTGGCCGAACGTGACCGAGATCCCGCGCATCCTCGGCGCCGAGGTCACGCGGGTGCCGCTGGCGCTGACTGCCGACCACCGCTGGGTGCTGGACCTCGACCGGCTCATCGACGCGATCGGCACCGATGCGCGGGCCGTCATCGTCAATTCGCCGAACAACCCGACCGGTTGGACGATGCCGCGCGACGCGATGCGGGCGCTGCTCGAGCACTGCCGCCGCCACGGCATCTGGATCGTGTCCGACGAGGCCTACGAGCGCCTGGTCTTCGACGGCAGCTTCCAGGCGCCGTCGATGCTGGACCTCGCCGCCCCGGACGACCGGCTGATCGTGGCCAACACCTTCTCGAAGGCCTGGCAGATGACCGGCTGGCGGCTCGGCTGGCTCGTGGTGCCCCCTTCGCTGACCGGCGACCTGGCCAAGCTGATCGAGTTCAACACCTCGTGCGCCCCGGGCTTCGTGCAACAGGCCGCCGTGGCGGCGCTGCGCGATGGCGAACCCTTCGTTCGCGAGTTCGTTTCCGAGCTCGGCCGGCGCCGCGACGCGCTGCTCTCGGGCCTCGCTCGAATCGACCGGGTCACCGCCGGAATTCCGGACGGCGCCATGTACGCCTTCCTGCGCGTCGACGGCGAGCTAGACAGCCTGACGCTGGCCAAGGCCCTGGTGCGCGAGGCGCGAATCGGGCTCGCCCCGGGCGCGGCCTTCGGCCCCGAGGGCGAGGGCTTCCTCCGGTGGTGCTTCGCCCGGCCGATTCCGGCGCTGGAGGAAGCGGTCGGCCGGCTCGACGCGTACCTTCGCCGCAGCTGA